A region from the Aegilops tauschii subsp. strangulata cultivar AL8/78 chromosome 5, Aet v6.0, whole genome shotgun sequence genome encodes:
- the LOC109779454 gene encoding uncharacterized protein isoform X2, with amino-acid sequence MAAVSHSPPPAADRASFPDWVMLDRFVVCKDEVLTDGGDSTMASGSNSRGHKFHVGFQLHAPPQVSRILLRVEGGASVFDDFHVVAAHRDALLLQMSYVIDVPRPEHTLIYKCRMIDFFLYRAGGGGSSPPSLRLLPTIGGTEEEVRARIKAEGFFMTNQCVRRAKCLDVGVLCRGDDEFAVAELQITWSKKPPELHIFCPSRSNRWEFKQPPVILIDCQDDISLEDLLFHWDADMVVPFGSYLCWVDYCRGIMFCNVFDDSPEILFLNFPAKVPNLRDNCHSTGWVDACQTVGVTSCGAMKFVTVVRSDGQIIGDFKGSSDFTVTSWTLRITELNKMTWDKTDELTSNELWSLDGFASTLPRTPLQFPVISMNDPNVLCFVLGQRVAEHCYYDHWSVSVDISRKTIKGFFPYVNPELEETDVSCETKFSKAKYWYFESFLPAEFSKHLNLLSDSARTDLHT; translated from the exons ATGGCCGCGGTCTCCCACTCCCCTCCTCCGGCCGCGGATCGCGCCTCCTTCCCTGACTGGGTCATGCTGGACCGTTTCGTGGTATGCAAGGACGAGGTCCTCACGGACGGCGGCGACTCGACCATGGCCTCCGGCAGCAACTCGAGGGGCCACAAGTTCCACGTGGGCTTCCAGCTCCACGCGCCGCCGCAAGTGTCCCGCATACTCCTGCGGGTCGAAGGCGGCGCGTCGGTCTTCGACGACTTCCACGTCGTCGCCGCTCACCGCGACGCCTTGCTCCTCCAGATGTCTTACGTCATCGATGTGCCCCGTCCCGAGCACACCTTGATCTACAAGTGCAGGATGATTGACTTCTTCCTCTACAGGGCCGGTGGGGGTGGCTCGTCCCCGCCGTCCCTCAGGCTTCTCCCCACCATCGGTGGCACCGAGGAAGAGGTCCGAGCCCGGATCAAGGCGGAGGGTTTCTTCATGACCAACCAGTGCGTGCGGAGGGCCAAGTGCCTTGATGTGGGCGTCCTGTGCCGCGGCGACGACGAGTTTGCTGTCGCGGAGCTCCAGATCACCTGGTCCAAAAAACCACCGGAGCTCCACATCTTTTGTCCATCCAGGTCCAACCGGTGGGAGTTCAAGCAGCCGCCGGTCATACTCATTGATTGTCAGGATGATATTTCCTTGGAGGATTTGCTGTTTCACTGGGATGCGGACATGGTCGTCCCCTTTGGGAGCTACCTATGCTGGGTTGACTATTGTCGTGGGATCATGTTCTGCAATGTATTTGACGACAGCCCTGAGATCCTGTTCCTTAACTTCCCTGCAAAAGTGCCCAATCTTCGTGACAACTGCCACAGCACTGGATGGGTAGATGCATGCCAAACAGTGGGCGTCACCAGCTGTGGCGCCATGAAGTTCGTTACCGTTGTGCGTTCGGATGGACAGATTATTGGAGATTTCAAAGGATCTTCTGACTTCACTGTCACGTCATGGACTTTAAGGATAACAGAATTGAACAAGATGACGTGGGATAAGACTGATGAGCTTACATCCAATGAGCTCTGGAGTCTTGATGGTTTTGCCTCAACTCTCCCACGCACCCCGTTACAATTTCCTGTCATCAGCATGAATGATCCAAATGTTCTATGCTTTGTGCTGGGCCAGAGGGTAGCAGAACACTGTTATTACGATCACTGGTCTGTTTCCGTTGACATCAGCAGAAAGACAATCAAGGGTTTCTTCCCATATGTCAATCCTGAACTAGAAGAAACTGATGTATCTTGTGAGACCAAATTCTCGAAAGCAAAGTACTGGTACTTCGAGTCATTTCTTCCTGCTGAGTTCTCTAAGCACCTGAATCTTCTTAGCGACAGCGCCAG GACTGACCTCCATACTTAG
- the LOC109779453 gene encoding FBD-associated F-box protein At5g60610 isoform X1, with the protein MDAGGPSPKRRRPASPGVEEDGGCADYISALPDAVLGDIISLLPTKEGARTRILASRWRDLWLSAPLNLDCRELTAGRNEVRSDVVSRILSSHRGPGRRLYINTCIHWIPADTVEACLRSAALDNIEELDFINHLLEKPQRALILRFSPTLRVANIGGCNLSDVNFHELHLHFPLLKLLGLVNVMISESSLHSLIAGCPALECLLIDMCSGFRRIQINSPTIRCMAVREYGIPIESLLLEQIVIEKAPCLVRLLFERGSILQVTVLAAPKLETLGFISDKCRSGELSRLMIGSTVIQVCPVVSQLHFYVQKNCLSPDLCTGLILWLSYLIKGLRVDNLITVVQTVKILALDMHNLSLDTVIELMRCFPCLEKLYIQSFQSRPGNLWRRKHRNLLRCFDMSLKTLVLQLYRGKKSQINFLTFFVLNAKVLESVTLGITTRNNNEKFLAEQRRKLELENRVSRDAQFHFITGTCVRSSYDIKHIGDLDLTDPFTHM; encoded by the exons ATGGATGCGGGGGGTCCTAGCCCGAAGCGGAGGAGACCGGCCTCGCCCGGTGTGGAAGAAGACGGAGGATGCGCCGACTACATCAGCGCCCTCCCCGACGCCGTGCTCGGCgacatcatctccctcctccccaccaagGAAGGCGCCCGCACCCGAATCCTCGCGTCCCGGTGGCGCGACCTCTGGCTCTCCGCCCCACTTAATCTCGACTGCCGTGAGCTCACCGCCGGCAGGAACGAAGTCCGTTCCGACGTCGTCTCGCGCATCCTTTCCTCCCACCGGGGACCCGGCCGTCGTCTCTACATCAACACCTGCATCCACTGGATACCAGCAGACACCGTGGAAGCTTGCCTCCGATCCGCCGCTCTGGACAACATTGAGGAGCTTGATTTCATCAACCATCTGTTAGAGAAACCACAGCGGGCATTGATCCTCCGCTTCTCGCCCACCCTCCGTGTTGCCAACATTGGTGGATGCAACCTCTCGGACGTCAACTTCCATGAGCTTCACCTTCACTTCCCCCTGCTTAAGCTTCTCGGTCTTGTAAATGTCATGATCTCGGAGAGCTCGCTGCATAGCCTGATTGCCGGGTGCCCAGCTCTCGAGTGCTTGCTGATTGACATGTGCTCTGGCTTCCGCCGCATCCAAATAAACTCCCCAACTATTAGATGCATGGCTGTGAGAGAATATGGGATACCGATAGAGTCACTGCTGCTTGAACAAATCGTCATTGAGAAAGCTCCTTGTCTTGTGAGGCTGCTCTTTGAGAGGGGCAGTATTCTGCAGGTAACCGTACTCGCAGCTCCTAAACTGGAGACTTTAGGCTTCATTAGTGATAAGTGCAGGTCAGGTGAATTGTCCAGACTCATGATTGGCTCCACTGTTATTCAGGTATGCCCTGTGGTTTCTCAGTTGCATTTCTATGTGCAGAAAAATTGCCTATCACCTGACCTGTGCACTGGCCTAATATTGTGGCTTTCATACTTGATAAAGGGATTGCGTGTTGATAACCTGATAACAGTGGTACAAACTGTCAAGATTTTGGCTCTTGATATGCACAATCTTAGTTTGGATACTGTTATTGAGTTGATGAGATGCTTTCCATGCTTGGAGAAGTTGTACATTCAG TCATTTCAATCAAGACCGGGGAATTTGTGGCGTCGTAAACACCGGAATCTGTTAAGATGTTTTGACATGAGTCTGAAGACGTTAGTGTTACAACTATATCGGGGGAAGAAGTCGCAGATTAACTTTCTTACATTCTTTGTATTGAATGCGAAAGTGCTAGAGTCAGTGACACTTGGCATCACAACCAGGAATAACAATGAGAAGTTCTTGGCAGAACAACGCAGGAAGCTTGAGCTGGAGAACAGGGTTTCCAGAGATGCTCAGTTTCATTTTATAACAGGTACTTGTGTCCGCAGTTCTTATGATATCAAGCATATTGGTGATTTGGATTTAACTGATCCATTCACACATATGTAG
- the LOC109779453 gene encoding FBD-associated F-box protein At5g60610 isoform X2 — translation MDAGGPSPKRRRPASPGVEEDGGCADYISALPDAVLGDIISLLPTKEGARTRILASRWRDLWLSAPLNLDCRELTAGRNEVRSDVVSRILSSHRGPGRRLYINTCIHWIPADTVEACLRSAALDNIEELDFINHLLEKPQRALILRFSPTLRVANIGGCNLSDVNFHELHLHFPLLKLLGLVNVMISESSLHSLIAGCPALECLLIDMCSGFRRIQINSPTIRCMAVREYGIPIESLLLEQIVIEKAPCLVRLLFERGSILQVTVLAAPKLETLGFISDKCRSGELSRLMIGSTVIQGLRVDNLITVVQTVKILALDMHNLSLDTVIELMRCFPCLEKLYIQSFQSRPGNLWRRKHRNLLRCFDMSLKTLVLQLYRGKKSQINFLTFFVLNAKVLESVTLGITTRNNNEKFLAEQRRKLELENRVSRDAQFHFITGTCVRSSYDIKHIGDLDLTDPFTHM, via the exons ATGGATGCGGGGGGTCCTAGCCCGAAGCGGAGGAGACCGGCCTCGCCCGGTGTGGAAGAAGACGGAGGATGCGCCGACTACATCAGCGCCCTCCCCGACGCCGTGCTCGGCgacatcatctccctcctccccaccaagGAAGGCGCCCGCACCCGAATCCTCGCGTCCCGGTGGCGCGACCTCTGGCTCTCCGCCCCACTTAATCTCGACTGCCGTGAGCTCACCGCCGGCAGGAACGAAGTCCGTTCCGACGTCGTCTCGCGCATCCTTTCCTCCCACCGGGGACCCGGCCGTCGTCTCTACATCAACACCTGCATCCACTGGATACCAGCAGACACCGTGGAAGCTTGCCTCCGATCCGCCGCTCTGGACAACATTGAGGAGCTTGATTTCATCAACCATCTGTTAGAGAAACCACAGCGGGCATTGATCCTCCGCTTCTCGCCCACCCTCCGTGTTGCCAACATTGGTGGATGCAACCTCTCGGACGTCAACTTCCATGAGCTTCACCTTCACTTCCCCCTGCTTAAGCTTCTCGGTCTTGTAAATGTCATGATCTCGGAGAGCTCGCTGCATAGCCTGATTGCCGGGTGCCCAGCTCTCGAGTGCTTGCTGATTGACATGTGCTCTGGCTTCCGCCGCATCCAAATAAACTCCCCAACTATTAGATGCATGGCTGTGAGAGAATATGGGATACCGATAGAGTCACTGCTGCTTGAACAAATCGTCATTGAGAAAGCTCCTTGTCTTGTGAGGCTGCTCTTTGAGAGGGGCAGTATTCTGCAGGTAACCGTACTCGCAGCTCCTAAACTGGAGACTTTAGGCTTCATTAGTGATAAGTGCAGGTCAGGTGAATTGTCCAGACTCATGATTGGCTCCACTGTTATTCAG GGATTGCGTGTTGATAACCTGATAACAGTGGTACAAACTGTCAAGATTTTGGCTCTTGATATGCACAATCTTAGTTTGGATACTGTTATTGAGTTGATGAGATGCTTTCCATGCTTGGAGAAGTTGTACATTCAG TCATTTCAATCAAGACCGGGGAATTTGTGGCGTCGTAAACACCGGAATCTGTTAAGATGTTTTGACATGAGTCTGAAGACGTTAGTGTTACAACTATATCGGGGGAAGAAGTCGCAGATTAACTTTCTTACATTCTTTGTATTGAATGCGAAAGTGCTAGAGTCAGTGACACTTGGCATCACAACCAGGAATAACAATGAGAAGTTCTTGGCAGAACAACGCAGGAAGCTTGAGCTGGAGAACAGGGTTTCCAGAGATGCTCAGTTTCATTTTATAACAGGTACTTGTGTCCGCAGTTCTTATGATATCAAGCATATTGGTGATTTGGATTTAACTGATCCATTCACACATATGTAG
- the LOC109779454 gene encoding uncharacterized protein isoform X1 — MAAVSHSPPPAADRASFPDWVMLDRFVVCKDEVLTDGGDSTMASGSNSRGHKFHVGFQLHAPPQVSRILLRVEGGASVFDDFHVVAAHRDALLLQMSYVIDVPRPEHTLIYKCRMIDFFLYRAGGGGSSPPSLRLLPTIGGTEEEVRARIKAEGFFMTNQCVRRAKCLDVGVLCRGDDEFAVAELQITWSKKPPELHIFCPSRSNRWEFKQPPVILIDCQDDISLEDLLFHWDADMVVPFGSYLCWVDYCRGIMFCNVFDDSPEILFLNFPAKVPNLRDNCHSTGWVDACQTVGVTSCGAMKFVTVVRSDGQIIGDFKGSSDFTVTSWTLRITELNKMTWDKTDELTSNELWSLDGFASTLPRTPLQFPVISMNDPNVLCFVLGQRVAEHCYYDHWSVSVDISRKTIKGFFPYVNPELEETDVSCETKFSKAKYWYFESFLPAEFSKHLNLLSDSARLYSVLRR, encoded by the exons ATGGCCGCGGTCTCCCACTCCCCTCCTCCGGCCGCGGATCGCGCCTCCTTCCCTGACTGGGTCATGCTGGACCGTTTCGTGGTATGCAAGGACGAGGTCCTCACGGACGGCGGCGACTCGACCATGGCCTCCGGCAGCAACTCGAGGGGCCACAAGTTCCACGTGGGCTTCCAGCTCCACGCGCCGCCGCAAGTGTCCCGCATACTCCTGCGGGTCGAAGGCGGCGCGTCGGTCTTCGACGACTTCCACGTCGTCGCCGCTCACCGCGACGCCTTGCTCCTCCAGATGTCTTACGTCATCGATGTGCCCCGTCCCGAGCACACCTTGATCTACAAGTGCAGGATGATTGACTTCTTCCTCTACAGGGCCGGTGGGGGTGGCTCGTCCCCGCCGTCCCTCAGGCTTCTCCCCACCATCGGTGGCACCGAGGAAGAGGTCCGAGCCCGGATCAAGGCGGAGGGTTTCTTCATGACCAACCAGTGCGTGCGGAGGGCCAAGTGCCTTGATGTGGGCGTCCTGTGCCGCGGCGACGACGAGTTTGCTGTCGCGGAGCTCCAGATCACCTGGTCCAAAAAACCACCGGAGCTCCACATCTTTTGTCCATCCAGGTCCAACCGGTGGGAGTTCAAGCAGCCGCCGGTCATACTCATTGATTGTCAGGATGATATTTCCTTGGAGGATTTGCTGTTTCACTGGGATGCGGACATGGTCGTCCCCTTTGGGAGCTACCTATGCTGGGTTGACTATTGTCGTGGGATCATGTTCTGCAATGTATTTGACGACAGCCCTGAGATCCTGTTCCTTAACTTCCCTGCAAAAGTGCCCAATCTTCGTGACAACTGCCACAGCACTGGATGGGTAGATGCATGCCAAACAGTGGGCGTCACCAGCTGTGGCGCCATGAAGTTCGTTACCGTTGTGCGTTCGGATGGACAGATTATTGGAGATTTCAAAGGATCTTCTGACTTCACTGTCACGTCATGGACTTTAAGGATAACAGAATTGAACAAGATGACGTGGGATAAGACTGATGAGCTTACATCCAATGAGCTCTGGAGTCTTGATGGTTTTGCCTCAACTCTCCCACGCACCCCGTTACAATTTCCTGTCATCAGCATGAATGATCCAAATGTTCTATGCTTTGTGCTGGGCCAGAGGGTAGCAGAACACTGTTATTACGATCACTGGTCTGTTTCCGTTGACATCAGCAGAAAGACAATCAAGGGTTTCTTCCCATATGTCAATCCTGAACTAGAAGAAACTGATGTATCTTGTGAGACCAAATTCTCGAAAGCAAAGTACTGGTACTTCGAGTCATTTCTTCCTGCTGAGTTCTCTAAGCACCTGAATCTTCTTAGCGACAGCGCCAG gttgtaTTCCGTGCTACGgcgttga